The Pyxidicoccus sp. MSG2 DNA segment CTACCTGCTGGCCGTGGCCACCACCAAGCGCAGCGACATGGCGCGGCGCTTCGTGGACGCGCTGGGGCTGGGCGGGCTGCTGCACCACGTGCAGGGCACGGACGGCTTCCCGCACAAGCCGGCGCCGGACGTGCTCCACCGGGCCCTCGCGGCGCTGGGCACCGGCGGGCTGTGGATGGTGGGTGACACCACGTTGGATTTGCACGCGGGGCAGGCCGCGGGTCTGCGCACCTACGGCGTCACGTGGGGCACCCACTCGCTGGACGAGCTGGCCAGCGCCACCCCCGACGAGCTGCAGCCCGACCTGGAGCGACTGCTGGCGCACCTGCCGCCACTCCGTTGACGGAGTCATGGACAGAACGGAAGCTGGCTCCCGCCGCTCGGAGGCAGTCCCGTCTCGACGGGGGCGTGGGAATGTCGGCGGCCTGGCCGACGTGCTCGCG contains these protein-coding regions:
- a CDS encoding HAD family hydrolase, with amino-acid sequence MSPADSRGILFDLDGTLVDSLPDIIDSFLHGFAHLGLPAPAYAEVRALIGQPLDMMYTQFAPEHVPALCAAYREHYPRNFLNRSRTFPGVEQVLRTLRERGYLLAVATTKRSDMARRFVDALGLGGLLHHVQGTDGFPHKPAPDVLHRALAALGTGGLWMVGDTTLDLHAGQAAGLRTYGVTWGTHSLDELASATPDELQPDLERLLAHLPPLR